The nucleotide sequence CCCCAGCAAAACCTTCGCGTTGCTGTCGAAGaagaacagagaaagagagattgacaagtgggcccatgggcaaacttgtctttaaactaagtttctctctccgttttcatcgaaaataataaaataatgggaggggtgtccagcagctaattaccacttttttaccgtgtccacgagcaaatacacgatcttcgggtgtctcacagcaaagaCCACAATctttgagtgtcctgtagcaaattttgcctataaCTTACAAACATGTGGGTCCATATGTTAGCGACCCACGTTAGAGGACAAACCCTCTCCCTAAACCATCCTTCCAACCCTTCACCTTCACCCTGCTCCTAAACCGCTCACGTGTACATTAGGCCATTAGCCCTCTTGGTACCTATGGATCATTCGTATGAAACCTAGTTGTATAATCagttagggcccctttgaatcaaatgatttatatagaaatttcataggattcaaatcctataggaaaatttcctatttggcccttagATTCAGACCCCCTTAGATTCAAAGAAAAACCATAGGAAATTCTAGAGGATTTTATCCTATGGGAAATAATCCTATAGAGTCCTTTGAAACAAAAGATTGTTTCCTAtcaattcctttgaaattcctatggaacgAACCTTACTAGAgcaattttggaggaaaataaaCATGAGGTCTTACCTCATGTTTTTCTCTTCATGTGTCTAGggttcctgcgtttttcctgtgtgcTAATCAAACGACAGTATGAAGACTTTCCTGTGTTTCAAAATCCCATAGGAAATCCAATAAGTGTGACAttcaattcctacgttttttctattcctctgttttctcaatcctgcgattcaaaggggccctcaaaggattgaagttttccaaatcctatgaaattcctatggaataacACATTGCACGTGAATTTTGCATGAAACTTAGTAAAAGCACTAACctcttagggcccctttgaattggaggaaaaacataggaattttagaggatttcaatcctataggaaaatttcctatgaagccctttgaaacaaaggatggaatcctatccaatcctttgaaattcctatggaatggacaatcctatagagattttgaaggaaatttagcaagagcttcaacctcttggtaactttcctttgagtctatctctctcatcaaattcctgcgtttttcttgcggttcaatcaaacggtcattcatgtgtttttcctgtgttttgcaatcctctgttttacgcTTATATTCCTattaaaatcctacgtttttcctattcctacgttttctcaatcctgtgATTCAAAAGGGCCCTTAGAAAATTTcatttgagtctatctctcatcCGATTCGTATGttttttcctgcggtccaatcaaacgatcattcatatattttgcaatcctctgttttacactttaaTTCTAGAATCAtgtatttttcctattcctctattttttttacaacccTGCGATTCAGATAGACCTTACCATTTTTTTTGGTCGTCAAACAGTGATGACTCTCCTGGCCGCTGTCTAGTTGTGCATCTAGCcattttacttttcttttttaaaagaaaagaaataaaaatcctAGCAAAAAATGACTGCTGCTCCTGGAGTACTGtacattttccttttttaaggAGGAGAAGCGTGTTCCGCTCCAGCTGTCCACTCTTCCCCTCCTCACCCacccaccaccatcaccagTAATGGCGTCGGAAACCCTCCAAACcctccttcctccgccgccggccgaggaagcgccgacgacgacggtcgCCGCCCTCACCGACGACACCCTCCGCAACATCCTCCACCGCCTCGCCCccgccgacctcctccgcgccgccctcgcctgcCACCGCTGGCGCCGCGCTGCCGCACGCTGCGCCAAGGGCGCGCCTCCCCCACTCCTCGGCTACTTCTTCCACCCGGCCGACACGCCCCCGCCGGTGCACTTGCCCTTCTCGGCGTCCAGGGGCCGCctccaccccgccgccgtctcccccgtcgacgcctcctcctcctcctccccgcgcctctCCCTCGACTACCTCGGCGGGACCAAGGGCTTCATCATCTACGACGTCTACCTCGGCCTCGTGCTCCTCCTCCCGACCTCGCTCCCGTCCGGGACCCTCCCCCGCATCCTCGTCCTCGACcctgcctcccgccgccgcgcgctgctccCGCAGCCCCCACGCGACGCGCTGCCGGGCGACCGCTGGCGTGGCCGTCGGCacatcgtcggcgccgccgtgctcTCGCGCGCGCACCCGAGCAGGCTCTGCTTCGACGCCGTCTGCCTCACCGTCGACGACAAGCACCCGCGCGCCTGGGTCGCGTCCTACCGCGACGGCGAGTGTAGCTGGAGGGCGCTCCCGCGGGACACCGGAGTCACGGTCGCGTTCGACCCCTACTGGTTCGAGGGCCGCTGCGTGCACGCCGCGGGGGACATCTACTGGCACATCTGCCACTCCGGCCGCCTGCTCAAGCTCGACCCTGCCACGCTCAGCTTCTCCTACCTGCTAGCGCCGTCCGAGCTGGGGGACAGCAACAAGAAGTTCCGAATCGGGGAGACGCCGGAGGACGGGCGGCTGGGCATGGCGACCGTGGAGGACCAGGAGATGCAGTTCTGGGTGCGCGGGGAGGCCAGCGGGAGCGACAACGGTTGGTTTCTGAGGAAGAGGATGAACATGCGCAAGGTGCTCGACACCATCCCGGGGTTGCCCAGGGACATGATGAGCCGTATCATCTCCATCTGGCTCAGCGACATCGACTCAGGGCGCACCGGGAAGCTGTTCATCAAGACACAGGGGTATGGGCGCTACTCCTTCCATATGGATACCGGCAAGCTGGACCGATTGGCTACTGAAGATGGAAAGGAGTATGGCCACCCCATCTACGCCTACTACGTGGCCTGGCCTCCTGCCTTCCTCGCTCCAGAATTGGAGGTAATTTGGAACACCTTTCCTTCACCATTCTTAACATTTTTGTTTATGCCAAATTGTTTGATCAATGCTTAAGTGGATTGCTTGCTCATGTGGTTTGTTGCCTGCAGTACAGTCTGTTGCACGCGCATTAGCTTTAGTAGATGTAGAGCTGTATTAAAATTTGTAAGGTCATTATAGCGATTGATCGAATATTGTAACAGTGTTGAAAGTCGTAAGATATCTCAAGCAATCTTTGAAACTAGACTTATGTTTCTTGAAAATTGTTGAGTTTTGTACAGTTAAATAGGCTTTGTTGTTTGGTACTGGGCTGCTTTAGCTGATTCCTCTTGATACCAAATAACCTGAGAGCTTAAATATATCAAGCATTCAAAATGTAATGTAATAAATTATTgtattgcattgcattgcattgttCAACCTGTACTTTTGTTTCCATAGTTTTGATCTTGCATAATGCAGTAATATGTGTGATTCTGTATTTCATAGGTGTGAAATATGTCAGAGTGTTGTACTCAATCTGTTAGTAAGCATGTGGTTACAATATTTGTATGTTGGCCATGaagaatatttatattttttgttttctttccagCTTTACTCCCATTTGTGGAGCCCCATACAACAAATTAGTTTAGCAGGTCTTTTAAGTCACAAAGAGAATGGTCTACCAAGTcttaaaatgttactacttGCTGATTATTGTGGCACCAATTATTACAGGAATCAGATATGTCTTTGAAACTAATTAGGCTTATTGATTATTGCTAGCACtgtctagtattttttttcaatcggTCAATTTGAAGATAATAAATATAGAAGAATAGGATATTATTGCTGTCATAAACTTTCGTATAGTGGTTCATCGTTGTTTTACCTATTGTTCAATGTTCAATCTTCATTGTGGAAAACAATGTAGGCTGTCACTATAAAAAcgtatttttttttgggttctgGGATGTCGAATTTAGCAATTTGCTTTGCTTGATGCAATCCATTTCACTCCTAAACTTTTACCTTCTTGTGAACTTCTATCAAGAAATGGCTCATGTTACACCTTCATATGTAAGCATAATAATTATACTTGTGCTGATGATCAACATGCTTTTGATTTATCCATCTCTTGTTATGCAATTGCAATATCTTTGATTCATTGGCTCTGGAACTGATGATTTTGTCATTCTTGTGATTTAGGGTGATGATTACTGAGACAAGGTTACCAGCCAACTCACTCCCTTCCTTTTCTGGGTCACCAATGCCATTCCTGATTCACTCATGAGTCCTTACCGAGCAGTGAGCACGCGAGGAATTTTTGAGGACCTTATTCTGCATGAGACTAACTAATTCCCAGTAGTTCTATGCTGTCATTTAAGCATACTTCAACTAGATTAAGAGATTAAGACAGTGGGATGGCATTGCACATTATGCTGGTTTTTGGCGAGCCGTGGTTTGAATATGATATTATTATCTCCTGCATGCTTTGGTTTATTTCATATTTGTTTGCCGTGCCATGGTAGAAACTGGAAATAGCTTAAATTTGTACCGAGTTTGTCGAGCACGTTGGATTTGCTGGGGTAAACTCTGTAgcttccatttaaacaacaggTCTTGATTGGATCTTTCCAGCTTTAGTTTCGCCACTAATTGTTGCGTCTGCATCCGGCAAATCGCAAACcacaagggtgtgtttagttctttgggtaAAGTTTTTGAAATATACGGacgcacatttaaagtattaaacgtagactaataacaaaacaaattacagattccgcctgtaaactgtgagacgaatttattaagccctAACTAATCTGTCATtaataaatgtttactgtagcatcacattgtcaaatcatggtgtaattaagCTCAAAtgatttgtctcgtaatttacatgcaaactatgcaattggtttttttcaaaCATTTAATGCCCCATACATgtgtcaaatatttaatgtgatgtttttggccaattttttttttatctaaacagGCCTTGTATGTAGAGCAGTATCCGAACTGTAGGTTTTAAAGTTCAAACCTACAGTTGTTTGGTTTATGTTACAATCATGGTTAGCCACACTTTTCACTCGTATAGCTCCACATGTTAGAGGCTTAAATTCATTGTTAACTTTGCGTATGTTCTGGCTAATATTCTAGGTAATCAATCATTTTTGTGGCAAGCCGTATCTCGTGGTTTCGAAAGGCTGGAAGCTATAGCTATCACTCTAGTATCAACTAAACATGTTCTGCAAACCCAAATTTGGAACCCAAATGCTGTTGATGATTTGGGGCAAAACTTGTGTACTCCTAGTATCGATGGAAGTGGGAACGAAGTTGGAACGGCCTGCTCTGCTAGTAGTCTGCCACACAAAAGCTGAGGAGCAGCAGGAGTTCTTTTGTTTTGACTCGTCTCCATGCTGCAAGAGAACAGGACTGCAGCAGGCGAACTCTGTGGGAGTGGGAgctgtgctgtgctgtgctgCTGGCGGGCTGGGAACCGGCTCCTCTGACGTAGAGAATTCTACGTCAGAGGGACGTTCGACTCCCGATAGCCGTCGCTTGCGCATCCAACGGCTCCGGTCCACGCGTCCTCCATCCTTGGCTTAAATGCCCGATGTATAGCCTTTCCGCACGGCGCCCATTCGTAGAATCGTAGCCGGGAGCTCACGCCAAAGGGAAGCACCAGCCGCCGGAGCCGTCGCTCGAGCTATGCCTAGCGTAGGCCGACGAGAATTAAGCTCCGTTCGCGGGCGTGCAGTGCGCGGAAGAGGAGCGACGGTGGTCATGTGTGTGCTTGTTTTTAGCAGCATCCTAGAGTAGATTGCATCAGGTTTCAATTTTTGTTGGCATCGTATTCCTTCGGACGTGCTTAGTTCGTGTGGGATGGAACACATTCGCGGCAATGGCAGCGAGGTGAGGACGGGCATCCAGCAAGCCGCGATGCATGGTGAGTCTTTATATTCTGCAAATAAAAGGATGAGAAAACGAAAAGCTGCACTGAGCCAATGACACTTACGCAGCACCAAAACTCCCTCTGTCGAACACCTTGTGAGTgcactgttcatcttcttcctccaaacAATCTTAGAGTTTGTGAGCCAAGTCACCGATTGGGGCTGTCAAAGGACAGCGAG is from Oryza sativa Japonica Group chromosome 9, ASM3414082v1 and encodes:
- the LOC4346544 gene encoding uncharacterized protein, whose translation is MASETLQTLLPPPPAEEAPTTTVAALTDDTLRNILHRLAPADLLRAALACHRWRRAAARCAKGAPPPLLGYFFHPADTPPPVHLPFSASRGRLHPAAVSPVDASSSSSPRLSLDYLGGTKGFIIYDVYLGLVLLLPTSLPSGTLPRILVLDPASRRRALLPQPPRDALPGDRWRGRRHIVGAAVLSRAHPSRLCFDAVCLTVDDKHPRAWVASYRDGECSWRALPRDTGVTVAFDPYWFEGRCVHAAGDIYWHICHSGRLLKLDPATLSFSYLLAPSELGDSNKKFRIGETPEDGRLGMATVEDQEMQFWVRGEASGSDNGWFLRKRMNMRKVLDTIPGLPRDMMSRIISIWLSDIDSGRTGKLFIKTQGYGRYSFHMDTGKLDRLATEDGKEYGHPIYAYYVAWPPAFLAPELEGDDY